From the genome of Lentilactobacillus buchneri, one region includes:
- a CDS encoding MalY/PatB family protein, with protein MYDFTSMISRRNTDSVKWDVKPNELPMWVADMDFKVAPEILDAMRQKVDFGIFGYEEPHTDYFDAVAHWYQTEHHATINRDWMFFSTGVVPTISSAVRRVTNVGDNVLVQAPVYNIFYNSIVNNGRHVLSSDLVYDQKAHQYQIDWDDLDAKLAEPLTTMMILCNPHNPIGKVWTKAELIKINQLCLKHSVTLLSDEIHGDLVFKGADYTPVFSLPNELLQNVIVCVSPSKTFNVAALHAATVIVPNEALRSKVNRGINTDELGEPNLLAIPGTIAAYTKAGDWVHELRNQIRANYEMVVKFCQANIHEIVVVPSTATYLVWIDVSQLTDDSAKLAAFIRAQTGLYLSAGDVYGGDGNHFLRMNIASPKTMVEDGLNRLQQGIKEFKATN; from the coding sequence ATGTATGACTTTACTTCAATGATTTCGCGGCGAAATACCGATTCAGTTAAATGGGATGTCAAACCTAATGAGCTGCCAATGTGGGTCGCCGACATGGACTTCAAGGTCGCTCCCGAGATTCTCGATGCAATGCGTCAAAAAGTTGACTTTGGCATCTTCGGATACGAGGAACCGCACACCGATTATTTTGATGCAGTTGCCCACTGGTACCAAACGGAACATCATGCGACAATCAACCGGGATTGGATGTTCTTTTCGACTGGCGTTGTGCCGACGATATCCTCAGCTGTTCGCCGCGTCACCAATGTGGGCGATAACGTCCTGGTTCAAGCGCCGGTTTACAATATTTTCTATAATTCCATCGTGAACAATGGTCGCCATGTGTTGTCATCCGATCTGGTCTATGATCAAAAAGCCCACCAGTATCAGATTGATTGGGATGATTTGGACGCCAAACTGGCCGAGCCGCTGACCACCATGATGATCTTGTGCAACCCACACAACCCAATTGGAAAAGTGTGGACCAAAGCTGAACTTATTAAAATTAACCAGCTCTGTCTCAAACACAGCGTCACCCTGCTGTCAGATGAAATTCACGGCGACTTGGTGTTTAAGGGTGCTGACTACACGCCAGTGTTCTCATTGCCAAATGAGCTGCTGCAAAACGTCATCGTCTGCGTCTCACCCAGCAAAACATTTAATGTTGCCGCCCTGCACGCCGCAACGGTCATCGTTCCAAACGAAGCCCTGCGCAGCAAAGTGAACCGGGGAATTAACACCGATGAACTCGGCGAACCCAACCTCTTGGCGATTCCGGGCACCATTGCCGCCTACACCAAAGCGGGCGACTGGGTCCATGAACTGAGAAACCAAATTCGGGCAAATTACGAAATGGTCGTCAAATTCTGCCAGGCAAACATTCACGAAATTGTCGTGGTTCCGTCAACTGCCACCTATTTGGTCTGGATCGACGTCAGCCAACTGACCGACGACTCGGCAAAATTAGCCGCTTTCATTCGCGCCCAAACCGGCCTGTATCTTTCTGCCGGCGATGTGTATGGCGGTGATGGCAACCACTTCTTGCGAATGAATATTGCCAGTCCGAAAACCATGGTTGAAGATGGCTTGAACCGGCTGCAACAAGGGATTAAAGAATTTAAAGCCACCAACTAA
- a CDS encoding DUF3737 family protein has protein sequence MKQYTNQYFDGERPLFAETNADISGTTFGTGESPLKESRNIHLIDSIFTYKYPLWYSKHVKVDHSILETMARSGIWYTHDIEINDSAIQAPKIFRRCSDITLNNDHFSDAKETLWNCQNIKINNVQANGDYFGMNSENISVDHLNLIGNYVFDGAKNVEVHHSTLVSKDAFWNCENVKIVDSTINGEYLAWNTKNLTLINCTIESDQGLCYIDHLTMRNCRLLRTDLAFEYCSDIDAEINSNIMSVKNPISGTIHARSIGEVIIDPTKVDPSKTTIITDNKTSKKETA, from the coding sequence ATGAAACAATACACAAATCAATATTTTGACGGTGAACGACCACTGTTTGCCGAAACCAACGCGGACATTTCCGGCACCACATTTGGCACCGGGGAATCCCCTCTCAAAGAAAGTCGCAACATTCACTTAATCGATTCAATTTTTACCTACAAATACCCACTGTGGTACAGCAAACACGTCAAGGTTGACCACTCGATCTTAGAAACCATGGCCCGTTCAGGAATCTGGTACACTCACGATATTGAAATCAACGACAGTGCGATTCAAGCGCCCAAAATTTTCAGGCGCTGCAGTGATATCACGCTGAATAACGACCACTTTTCCGACGCCAAAGAAACCCTCTGGAACTGTCAAAACATCAAGATCAACAACGTCCAGGCCAACGGAGATTATTTTGGCATGAATAGTGAAAACATTTCCGTTGACCATCTGAATCTAATTGGCAACTATGTCTTTGACGGTGCCAAAAATGTCGAGGTCCATCATTCAACTCTCGTGTCCAAAGATGCTTTCTGGAACTGCGAAAACGTCAAGATCGTCGATTCCACAATTAACGGTGAATATCTGGCATGGAATACGAAGAACCTCACGCTGATCAACTGTACGATTGAAAGCGATCAGGGGTTATGCTACATTGATCACCTCACGATGCGTAACTGCCGCTTACTGCGGACCGATTTGGCATTTGAATACTGTTCTGACATTGACGCAGAAATCAACTCAAACATCATGAGTGTCAAAAATCCAATCAGCGGCACCATTCATGCTCGTTCAATCGGTGAGGTTATTATTGACCCTACCAAAGTCGATCCAAGTAAAACGACTATCATTACTGATAACAAAACATCTAAAAAGGAGACAGCCTAA
- a CDS encoding zinc-binding dehydrogenase: MRAAYITQNGEAKDIKIGELPKPEITNDEVLIKVNAVAVNHVDTFVRSGSFKTDTNFPFVIGRDAVGQVEEVGADVTGFSKGNWVWTNSMGYAGRQGVTSEYAAIPAARLFHVPEHVEPTQLVAAVHSAATAAIVLTKVFGAVSGASILVEGAAGHVGTKFVQMAHIMGLKVVTTSNTSDFDLLDRLGSDQCLNYDKSLKKQLSKAEIQKVDYVVDTSGQVQLQDNLRALKPGGKVCLITAPKSNQFSFDVRQFYTQSKTISGFVISNAPLDQIQDAAKFINRLMADGYLLEDPVLEKSYEDAAWAHKKLEKNAKKKKILLKF, encoded by the coding sequence ATGCGAGCAGCATATATTACACAAAATGGTGAGGCAAAGGACATCAAGATTGGTGAGTTGCCGAAGCCTGAAATTACCAATGATGAAGTGTTAATTAAAGTGAATGCGGTGGCCGTCAACCATGTCGACACGTTTGTCCGTTCGGGATCTTTTAAAACCGATACCAATTTTCCGTTTGTGATCGGCAGGGATGCCGTTGGTCAAGTTGAAGAAGTCGGAGCTGACGTCACCGGTTTTTCCAAAGGCAACTGGGTTTGGACCAACAGCATGGGCTATGCCGGCCGCCAAGGGGTGACCAGCGAGTACGCTGCCATTCCCGCGGCCAGACTATTCCATGTGCCCGAACACGTGGAGCCGACTCAATTGGTGGCCGCCGTTCATTCAGCGGCAACTGCCGCAATCGTGTTGACCAAAGTGTTTGGGGCCGTCTCCGGAGCATCAATCCTGGTTGAAGGCGCCGCCGGCCACGTTGGAACAAAGTTTGTCCAGATGGCCCACATTATGGGACTCAAGGTGGTCACGACTTCCAACACGAGCGACTTTGACCTGCTGGATCGCTTGGGAAGCGATCAATGTCTGAATTACGATAAGTCATTAAAGAAACAGCTCTCCAAGGCTGAAATTCAAAAAGTTGACTATGTGGTCGATACCTCTGGGCAAGTTCAACTCCAGGATAATTTACGGGCATTGAAGCCGGGCGGCAAAGTCTGCTTGATTACAGCACCAAAGAGCAATCAATTCTCGTTTGACGTCCGTCAGTTTTATACCCAGTCAAAGACAATCAGCGGGTTTGTGATCAGCAACGCGCCACTGGATCAAATTCAAGATGCGGCTAAGTTTATTAATCGGCTGATGGCTGACGGTTATCTGCTGGAGGACCCGGTTTTGGAGAAGTCCTACGAGGATGCTGCGTGGGCTCACAAGAAGTTGGAAAAGAATGCCAAGAAGAAAAAGATTCTCCTCAAATTTTAA
- a CDS encoding glucose 1-dehydrogenase, with amino-acid sequence MGKLDNKVAIITGASQGMGASHAKMFVNEGAKVALTDINAEKGNALADELGDNVIFIKQDVSSEDDWKNVIDETVKKFGKLDILVNNAGISFNKPLSDITLDDYMKIFKINQLSVFLGMKYAAEAMKKNGSGSIVNISSMNGLVGGAIGYTDTKFAVRGMTKAAALQLAGSHIRVNSVHPGVISTPMIHQGDSEEVIKQFAKSIPLQRVAEPEEVSKMVLFLASDDASYSTGSEFVIDGGMTAM; translated from the coding sequence ATGGGGAAATTAGATAACAAAGTTGCAATTATTACTGGTGCATCTCAAGGAATGGGTGCCAGTCACGCCAAGATGTTCGTTAACGAAGGCGCTAAAGTTGCGCTTACCGATATTAACGCAGAAAAAGGGAACGCTCTGGCTGATGAATTAGGCGATAACGTTATTTTTATCAAGCAGGATGTTTCCAGTGAAGATGATTGGAAGAACGTCATTGATGAAACGGTGAAGAAGTTCGGTAAGCTGGATATTCTGGTTAATAATGCCGGAATCAGTTTTAACAAACCGCTTTCCGATATCACTCTCGATGACTACATGAAGATCTTTAAGATCAACCAGCTTTCCGTCTTCTTGGGGATGAAATACGCAGCTGAAGCCATGAAGAAGAATGGCAGCGGCAGTATCGTTAATATTTCATCAATGAACGGTCTGGTTGGTGGTGCGATTGGTTACACCGATACCAAGTTTGCCGTTCGTGGGATGACTAAAGCTGCAGCATTGCAGTTGGCCGGTTCTCACATCCGGGTTAACTCGGTTCACCCAGGGGTAATTTCCACCCCAATGATTCACCAAGGTGATAGTGAAGAAGTCATCAAGCAGTTTGCAAAATCAATTCCGCTGCAAAGAGTGGCAGAACCTGAAGAAGTATCAAAAATGGTGCTCTTCTTAGCATCAGATGACGCTAGCTACTCAACAGGATCTGAATTCGTGATTGATGGTGGAATGACAGCGATGTAA
- a CDS encoding D-alanyl-D-alanine carboxypeptidase family protein: MKMNQFLRLALVTCATTITIGMGLWGQTRTVNASSSSYKTVSTTAIKKTPYHKSSTKGAVYNASHTKKVANLKTYPYTTWYATAKVTLKHGSSKALYYKVKNGSGTVSGIVWHKYLKAGTSPFGLKYAKSAVALDVNTNNNVWTKNANTARPIASLSKLMTLYLVRQKISQGKGTWSSKVTTSNAGLKKLGKSNVFGGFKFNHNSYTVRQLYLAGLIESSNNAAIALGQWVAGGSTPAYNKKFIGMMNNQAKEWGLKHSSFVSASGMEQNSLAPYGYSIGASKNANYVSASDIAQISRHFVVDYNDILTDASVKSMKVDGQTLHNYNNLLPGRKYYQKSLNVDGLKTGYTDPAGYCFVGTGRKSGHDRIITVVLHDENEFTETRSLMNYVYNQNLA; this comes from the coding sequence ATGAAAATGAATCAATTTTTGCGATTGGCACTGGTTACCTGTGCAACCACAATCACAATTGGAATGGGACTTTGGGGGCAGACGCGTACGGTCAACGCCAGTTCAAGTTCCTATAAAACTGTCTCAACCACAGCGATAAAGAAGACGCCCTATCACAAAAGTTCGACCAAGGGCGCGGTGTATAACGCTTCACACACCAAGAAGGTTGCAAATTTAAAGACCTACCCGTACACCACCTGGTACGCGACGGCCAAGGTGACTTTGAAGCATGGCAGTTCAAAAGCACTCTACTATAAAGTGAAAAATGGTTCCGGAACAGTTTCTGGCATTGTTTGGCATAAGTACTTAAAGGCCGGCACCTCACCATTTGGGCTCAAATATGCCAAGTCTGCGGTCGCTTTGGATGTCAATACCAATAATAACGTGTGGACAAAAAACGCCAACACTGCTCGACCCATCGCTTCTCTTTCCAAACTGATGACCCTCTACCTGGTTCGTCAAAAGATTTCTCAAGGCAAAGGTACTTGGTCCAGTAAGGTCACCACGAGTAATGCCGGTTTGAAGAAATTAGGTAAATCCAATGTCTTCGGCGGCTTTAAATTCAACCACAACAGCTACACTGTTCGTCAGTTGTACCTGGCAGGTCTGATTGAATCATCCAATAACGCCGCAATTGCCCTTGGACAATGGGTTGCCGGCGGTTCAACGCCTGCTTACAACAAAAAATTCATTGGCATGATGAATAATCAAGCCAAGGAATGGGGATTGAAGCACTCATCATTTGTTTCGGCTTCCGGGATGGAACAGAATAGTTTGGCTCCTTATGGTTACAGTATTGGTGCTTCCAAGAATGCCAATTACGTTTCAGCCAGCGATATTGCTCAAATTTCCCGTCACTTCGTTGTTGATTACAACGATATTTTGACCGACGCTTCAGTTAAATCAATGAAGGTCGATGGTCAAACGCTTCACAACTACAATAACCTGCTGCCAGGACGAAAGTATTATCAAAAGTCCCTGAACGTTGATGGCTTAAAGACCGGCTACACCGATCCGGCGGGTTACTGCTTCGTCGGAACTGGTCGTAAGTCAGGCCATGACCGGATTATCACGGTTGTCCTGCATGACGAAAACGAGTTTACCGAAACCCGGTCCTTGATGAATTACGTTTATAACCAGAATCTGGCTTAG
- a CDS encoding GntR family transcriptional regulator, which translates to MESLQDKAYNAIYTKIMNLDLYPGQQVSDKQFEEEIGVSRTPVREAMLRLRRDDMLYSLPQSGTYVTRIDLKKSLDARYARQLLESDIAKSIGGTVSDDQIDQLSAVVEEQQTASKRDQIQRFFQMDNHFHQKIYEFANKQNIWNWLISFSTDLNRYRLLRVYDANLPMNRLTQEHRDIINAFSDHDAAKVHQLVYSHLNLMLSEQQSVLDKFPDYFTNIN; encoded by the coding sequence ATGGAAAGTTTACAAGACAAGGCCTATAACGCAATCTATACCAAAATCATGAATCTGGATTTGTACCCCGGTCAACAAGTCTCCGACAAACAATTTGAAGAAGAAATTGGGGTTAGCCGGACCCCTGTTAGAGAAGCCATGCTCCGTTTGCGGCGGGACGACATGCTTTACTCGCTTCCCCAAAGCGGCACTTACGTCACTCGAATTGACCTGAAAAAATCACTGGATGCCCGCTATGCCCGCCAGTTGTTGGAATCAGACATCGCCAAGTCAATCGGTGGCACTGTTTCCGATGACCAAATCGATCAGCTGTCAGCTGTGGTCGAAGAACAGCAAACGGCCTCCAAACGTGATCAGATCCAACGATTCTTTCAAATGGACAACCATTTTCATCAAAAGATTTACGAGTTTGCCAACAAACAAAATATTTGGAATTGGCTAATCAGTTTCAGTACCGACCTGAATCGCTATCGGCTGCTCAGAGTTTATGACGCCAACCTGCCCATGAACAGACTGACCCAAGAACATCGAGATATTATCAATGCCTTCAGTGACCATGATGCGGCAAAGGTACACCAACTGGTTTATAGCCATCTCAATTTAATGCTCAGCGAACAACAATCAGTGCTTGATAAATTTCCAGACTATTTCACCAATATTAATTAG
- the uxuA gene encoding mannonate dehydratase → MKIGFRWFGEQNDPVQLAEIRQIPGVSQAVTALYDVPVGEVWPKDRIAQLKQAVTSAGLGFEVIESVNVHDDIKTGQPGRDQYIENYQQTIKNLAEAGVKVICYNFMPVFDWLRTDLTYQLPDGSNAMAYQPEMLPDDPNELIHQIMSGSKGFEMPGWEPERLAHVQQLFAKYRDVDADQLRSNLKYFLDAIMPTCEKYDVRMAMHPDDPPFPLFGLPRIYKNRDDMLKIEQLYESPYNAFTICTGSLGENPQNDVPAIIREFVQKNRAPFIHARNIRFMNQTKTAFHESAHLSSAGSLDMYEIVKALADNDYEGYLRPDHGRNIWGEQGRPGYGLYDRALGVTYLNGLWETIRKNQ, encoded by the coding sequence TTGAAAATAGGGTTCAGATGGTTCGGCGAGCAGAATGATCCGGTTCAACTGGCGGAGATTCGCCAAATACCAGGGGTTTCTCAGGCCGTCACGGCACTTTATGACGTTCCTGTCGGTGAGGTGTGGCCAAAGGATCGAATTGCTCAGCTGAAGCAAGCGGTCACCAGTGCCGGCTTGGGTTTTGAAGTGATTGAATCGGTCAATGTTCATGATGATATCAAGACCGGTCAGCCTGGACGGGATCAATATATTGAAAATTATCAGCAGACCATCAAGAACCTGGCTGAAGCCGGCGTGAAGGTGATTTGCTACAATTTTATGCCGGTATTTGACTGGCTGCGGACCGATCTAACCTATCAGTTGCCGGATGGCTCGAATGCCATGGCTTACCAGCCTGAAATGTTACCTGATGATCCGAATGAACTGATTCACCAAATTATGTCGGGCTCCAAGGGCTTTGAAATGCCAGGCTGGGAGCCTGAACGCTTGGCCCATGTCCAACAATTATTTGCCAAATATCGGGATGTGGACGCTGACCAATTACGGTCAAATTTAAAATATTTTCTGGATGCCATCATGCCCACTTGTGAAAAGTATGACGTCCGAATGGCAATGCATCCCGACGACCCGCCATTTCCATTGTTTGGCTTACCACGGATTTATAAAAACCGCGATGATATGCTCAAAATTGAGCAGCTGTACGAATCACCCTATAACGCCTTCACGATTTGTACCGGGAGCCTGGGAGAGAATCCACAAAATGACGTGCCGGCAATCATCCGCGAATTTGTTCAAAAAAACCGCGCACCGTTCATTCATGCTCGTAATATCCGCTTCATGAACCAGACAAAAACAGCCTTCCATGAGTCTGCTCATTTGTCGTCGGCCGGATCACTGGATATGTATGAGATTGTCAAGGCACTGGCAGACAACGATTATGAGGGCTATCTCCGACCAGATCATGGGCGAAATATCTGGGGTGAACAGGGACGGCCAGGGTATGGGTTGTACGACCGGGCACTGGGAGTGACCTATTTGAATGGGTTGTGGGAAACCATCCGGAAGAATCAATAG
- a CDS encoding sugar kinase, with product MRVTTFGEIMLRLTVPDNQKLVQATSFNANYGGAEANVAVSLALLGDQAAFITKLPNNEIGDTAISKLKAFGVDTSRIRRGGSRIGLYFLQQGVSQRASDVIYDRATSAFATSEAADYPWNQLLDQTDVFYISGITAALSTNLQMILLSAVKFCRNHAIKVIYDANFRGKLWTSDQAVAFNPQILPLVDVCLVHDEDIEQAFGIKAFQSANHQAIDQKATFKQAITTLVAKFPNITTVASILRNIHSPQSSQWMGIMNYQGQFYESPIYDVEVLPEVAGGDAFGAAIVHGIGHNFNPQYQLDYAMAAAVLKLTIPGDFNLSSDAEIKAAMISNNGKGKNPVNR from the coding sequence ATGCGGGTGACAACTTTTGGAGAGATCATGTTAAGGCTGACGGTTCCGGATAATCAGAAGTTGGTTCAGGCGACTTCGTTCAATGCCAATTATGGCGGTGCGGAAGCCAACGTTGCCGTTTCACTGGCTTTGCTGGGGGATCAAGCGGCCTTTATCACCAAACTCCCCAACAACGAAATCGGCGACACCGCCATTTCAAAACTAAAGGCGTTCGGCGTCGACACCAGCCGCATTCGTCGCGGCGGCAGCCGAATCGGTCTGTATTTTCTCCAGCAAGGCGTCAGTCAACGAGCCAGTGACGTGATTTATGATCGGGCGACCAGTGCCTTTGCAACATCAGAAGCGGCTGATTATCCGTGGAATCAACTACTGGATCAGACGGATGTTTTCTATATTTCGGGGATCACTGCTGCCCTTTCAACTAACCTACAGATGATTCTTTTATCAGCCGTTAAGTTCTGCCGCAATCACGCTATCAAAGTGATTTACGATGCTAATTTTCGAGGAAAACTCTGGACGTCTGATCAAGCAGTTGCGTTTAACCCACAAATTCTGCCGCTCGTCGATGTTTGTCTGGTCCACGACGAAGATATCGAGCAGGCCTTTGGCATCAAAGCCTTTCAATCGGCCAACCACCAAGCGATCGATCAAAAGGCCACATTTAAGCAAGCAATCACGACCCTCGTGGCGAAGTTCCCCAACATCACAACCGTGGCCAGTATCTTACGGAACATTCATAGTCCCCAAAGCAGCCAATGGATGGGAATCATGAATTATCAAGGTCAATTCTATGAGAGCCCGATTTACGATGTCGAAGTTCTCCCTGAGGTTGCTGGTGGTGACGCATTCGGCGCGGCCATTGTCCATGGAATCGGCCACAATTTCAATCCGCAGTATCAGCTTGATTATGCGATGGCGGCTGCAGTTTTGAAGCTGACCATCCCTGGGGACTTTAACCTTTCTTCAGATGCCGAGATCAAGGCGGCGATGATTTCTAACAATGGCAAAGGGAAAAATCCAGTTAATAGATAA
- a CDS encoding DUF975 family protein, which produces MDRKALKLDSKSLLNAHFKFFFLLFLPVFILEFVGGYIYAPKEELYDINGEPIWTSAQTFGMILILLGSLVAIGVAFICIDAMRQKLTYDQPLQKSMTIFNNVDYFLGTIVIYIIEQVLIILWMILLIIPGLIKAVAYSQALYIYRDAVDRGEKISYLDAITRSRQLMDGHKWDYFVMALSFIGWGLLVGITLGIAAIWVQPYMQLSFANFYRELVDEHEAQVHQEADRINVTPAATSGNQPTTTNDSSHQSDNESNDDSDDSSNQ; this is translated from the coding sequence ATGGATAGAAAAGCGTTAAAACTAGACTCTAAGAGCCTATTAAATGCTCATTTTAAATTTTTCTTTTTGCTATTTTTACCAGTATTTATTCTTGAATTTGTTGGCGGCTATATCTATGCGCCAAAAGAAGAGCTTTACGATATTAACGGTGAACCAATCTGGACCAGTGCCCAGACTTTCGGCATGATTCTAATTCTGCTCGGGTCTCTGGTCGCCATTGGCGTCGCCTTTATCTGTATCGACGCGATGCGACAAAAGTTGACCTATGATCAGCCGCTGCAAAAGTCGATGACCATCTTCAACAACGTTGACTATTTCTTGGGAACCATTGTCATTTACATCATTGAGCAGGTTTTGATTATTCTTTGGATGATTCTGTTGATCATTCCTGGGCTTATTAAAGCCGTCGCCTACTCCCAGGCATTATACATCTACCGCGATGCCGTTGACCGGGGCGAAAAAATCAGTTATTTGGATGCCATTACCCGCAGTCGTCAATTAATGGACGGCCATAAGTGGGATTACTTTGTAATGGCCCTCAGCTTCATTGGCTGGGGACTGTTGGTTGGCATTACCCTGGGGATTGCGGCCATCTGGGTTCAACCTTATATGCAACTCAGTTTTGCCAATTTCTATCGCGAGTTGGTGGATGAACACGAAGCGCAGGTCCATCAAGAAGCCGATCGAATCAATGTTACACCGGCAGCCACTTCTGGAAATCAACCCACAACCACCAACGATTCAAGCCATCAATCCGACAATGAATCCAATGACGATTCGGACGACTCATCAAATCAATAA
- a CDS encoding DUF1836 domain-containing protein, translating to MTKDNFTKKLAAMTMPHFEDLPNLDLYMDQVIDEVNQYLAPITHTEITKSMINSYVKKGLVDRPTKKRYSRVHLAKILVVSLLKPILSLDTIDQAMKIALKLDSAPKAYDQFIDLFNSVH from the coding sequence ATGACTAAAGATAATTTTACCAAAAAATTAGCGGCGATGACCATGCCGCACTTTGAAGATTTACCTAATTTGGATTTGTATATGGATCAAGTGATTGACGAGGTCAACCAATATTTGGCACCAATCACCCACACTGAGATTACCAAATCCATGATCAACAGTTACGTTAAAAAAGGCCTGGTTGACCGCCCGACCAAGAAGCGCTACTCACGGGTTCACTTGGCCAAAATTCTGGTGGTGAGTCTGCTCAAGCCAATTTTATCGCTGGATACCATCGACCAGGCAATGAAAATCGCCCTCAAACTCGACTCCGCCCCCAAAGCTTATGATCAGTTCATTGACCTGTTCAATTCAGTTCATTGA
- the trhA gene encoding PAQR family membrane homeostasis protein TrhA: protein MNELMAKRRHQQIIYEVLNAVTHGVSFFVAIWLSILLVNKALRDGLSMGAIVSLIIYSATVLSLYLASTLLHCFVFTKAKRVFQILDHSNIFILIAGTYTPYCVIFVHNWAGNLLLASVWVLAIGGIISHVVFHGRFQKTETTIYVVMGWLCMFLGKALYDNLSTSGFWLLVAGGVTFTVGALIYSIPRVPGMHLIWHFFVMGGTLTMFLSIFFNI from the coding sequence ATGAATGAATTAATGGCTAAAAGGCGTCATCAACAAATTATCTATGAGGTATTAAATGCTGTCACCCACGGTGTTTCGTTTTTTGTGGCGATTTGGTTGTCCATTTTATTAGTGAACAAAGCTTTACGTGATGGGCTTTCGATGGGGGCAATTGTCAGCTTGATCATCTACAGTGCGACAGTTCTCTCACTCTATTTGGCGTCAACGTTGCTCCACTGTTTTGTTTTTACCAAAGCCAAACGCGTCTTTCAGATCCTGGATCATAGCAATATTTTCATCTTGATTGCCGGAACGTACACTCCTTATTGTGTCATTTTTGTCCACAACTGGGCTGGCAACCTTCTGTTGGCCAGTGTCTGGGTGTTGGCAATTGGTGGGATCATCAGCCACGTTGTCTTTCATGGCAGATTTCAAAAGACTGAAACCACCATTTATGTGGTGATGGGCTGGTTATGTATGTTCTTGGGCAAAGCGCTATATGACAATTTGAGCACCAGCGGTTTTTGGCTGCTGGTTGCCGGCGGCGTGACTTTTACCGTGGGAGCATTGATTTACAGCATTCCCAGAGTTCCAGGGATGCACTTAATCTGGCACTTCTTCGTGATGGGCGGCACACTGACCATGTTTCTCTCGATTTTCTTTAATATTTAA